One segment of Herbaspirillum hiltneri N3 DNA contains the following:
- the cysS gene encoding cysteine--tRNA ligase, with the protein MSTLKIYNTLARDKQAFSPIEPGKVRLYVCGMTVYDYCHLGHARVMVVFDMVQRWLRATGFDVTYVRNITDIDDKIIQRAIENRESIGQLTQRFIKAMDEDAAALGVQKPDHEPRATAYVPQMLDLISKLQTNGLAYQGSDGDVNYSVRDFPGYGKLSGKSLDDLRAGERVDVNTGKRDPLDFVLWKAAKESEPGEVKWDSPWGKGRPGWHIECSAMASDLLGDHFDIHGGGQDLQFPHHENEIAQSEGAHRHTFVNYWMHNGFIRVDNEKMSKSLGNFFTIRDVLKKYDPEVVRFFILRAHYRSPLNYSDAHLDDARVALTRLYTALKDAPVEAGTVAEVDQGDVYAQRFAEAMNDDFNTPVAVAVLFDLANEVNKTRSPAQARQLKALAGVIGLLERPAEAFLQGGQGSEAAGLSAADIEAKIAARVAAKQARNFAEADGIRAELAAAGVILEDKPGGLTEWRRG; encoded by the coding sequence ATGAGCACTCTGAAAATCTATAACACGCTGGCGCGTGATAAGCAGGCTTTTTCCCCAATCGAACCGGGCAAGGTCCGCCTCTACGTATGCGGCATGACGGTCTACGACTACTGCCATCTCGGCCACGCGCGCGTGATGGTCGTGTTCGACATGGTGCAACGCTGGTTGCGCGCGACAGGTTTCGATGTGACTTATGTCCGCAACATCACCGACATCGATGACAAGATCATCCAGCGCGCAATCGAAAATCGCGAATCGATCGGCCAGCTGACGCAGCGTTTCATCAAGGCCATGGACGAGGATGCCGCCGCGCTCGGCGTGCAGAAGCCGGATCATGAGCCGCGAGCCACGGCCTATGTGCCGCAGATGCTGGACCTGATCAGCAAACTTCAGACCAACGGCCTGGCTTACCAGGGCAGCGACGGCGACGTGAATTATTCGGTGCGTGACTTTCCCGGCTACGGCAAGTTGTCGGGAAAGTCGCTCGACGACCTGCGCGCCGGCGAGCGCGTCGACGTCAATACCGGCAAGCGTGATCCGCTGGACTTCGTGCTGTGGAAGGCCGCCAAGGAAAGCGAACCGGGCGAAGTCAAATGGGATTCGCCCTGGGGCAAGGGCCGGCCGGGCTGGCATATCGAATGCTCGGCCATGGCGAGTGATTTGCTTGGCGATCATTTCGATATTCATGGCGGCGGACAGGACTTGCAATTCCCGCATCATGAAAACGAAATCGCCCAATCGGAAGGCGCGCATCGGCACACCTTCGTCAATTATTGGATGCACAACGGTTTTATCCGTGTCGACAATGAAAAGATGTCGAAGTCGCTGGGAAATTTTTTCACCATCCGCGATGTCCTGAAAAAATACGATCCTGAAGTGGTACGCTTCTTCATTCTGCGCGCGCACTATCGCAGTCCGCTCAATTATTCGGATGCGCATCTGGACGACGCCCGCGTCGCCTTGACGCGTCTTTATACGGCACTGAAAGATGCGCCGGTTGAAGCGGGTACGGTAGCAGAGGTCGATCAGGGCGATGTCTACGCGCAGCGCTTTGCCGAAGCGATGAACGACGATTTCAATACGCCGGTGGCGGTTGCAGTGCTGTTCGATCTGGCCAATGAAGTCAACAAGACCAGGTCGCCGGCGCAGGCGCGGCAGTTGAAGGCGCTGGCGGGAGTGATCGGATTGCTGGAGCGGCCGGCCGAAGCTTTCCTTCAAGGCGGCCAGGGCAGCGAAGCTGCCGGCTTGTCCGCAGCAGATATCGAAGCAAAAATCGCGGCGCGCGTCGCCGCCAAGCAAGCAAGGAATTTCGCTGAAGCAGACGGCATCCGCGCCGAACTCGCTGCGGCCGGCGTGATTCTGGAAGACAAACCGGGCGGTTTGACCGAGTGGCGACGAGGCTGA
- a CDS encoding DNA-3-methyladenine glycosylase family protein — translation MIKNNPADPAISVPAYWEDAKAELMKRDRIMRKLIPQFGDLQLTGRGDAFTTLARSIIGQQISTRSAQAVWQRFLEACPKCMPAQVIKAGPENLVACGLSKRKAEYILDLANHFKAKTVHPDKWAEMEDEDVIAEMLQIRGIGRWTAEMFLIFNLLRPNVLPLDDPGLLKGISDSYFSGEPVSRSDAREVAANWEPWRTVATWYLWRSLDGAAS, via the coding sequence ATGATAAAAAACAATCCCGCTGATCCGGCGATCAGCGTACCGGCATATTGGGAGGACGCCAAAGCGGAGTTGATGAAGCGCGACCGCATCATGCGCAAGCTCATTCCGCAATTCGGCGACCTTCAGCTGACCGGCCGCGGCGATGCTTTCACCACGCTGGCGCGTTCCATTATCGGCCAGCAGATTTCCACCAGGAGCGCCCAGGCCGTCTGGCAGCGTTTCCTCGAAGCATGCCCGAAATGCATGCCGGCCCAGGTCATCAAGGCCGGTCCGGAGAATCTTGTCGCCTGCGGGCTGTCCAAACGCAAGGCCGAGTACATTCTTGACCTCGCCAATCACTTCAAGGCGAAGACTGTCCATCCCGACAAATGGGCGGAGATGGAAGACGAAGACGTCATCGCCGAGATGCTGCAAATCCGTGGGATCGGCCGCTGGACAGCCGAGATGTTTTTGATATTTAATCTGCTGCGGCCGAATGTGCTTCCCCTGGACGACCCCGGTTTGCTCAAGGGCATCAGCGACAGTTATTTTTCGGGCGAACCGGTATCGCGCAGCGATGCGCGCGAAGTCGCCGCGAACTGGGAGCCGTGGCGCACCGTCGCCACCTGGTATCTGTGGCGCAGCCTGGATGGCGCCGCCTCCTGA
- a CDS encoding acetyl-CoA carboxylase carboxyltransferase subunit alpha, producing the protein MSKSTTTFLGFEQAIAELDAKIEELRFVQDDSAVDISEEIERLVKKSQQLTKDIYAKLTPWQVSQIARHPQRPYTMDYVNEIFTDFHELHGDRTYADDLSIVGGLARFNGQACMVIGHQKGRDTKERALRNFGMPKPEGYRKAMRLMKVAEKFNLPIFTFVDTPGAFPGIDAEERGQSEAIGHNLYVMAELKVPLIATIIGEGGSGGALAIAVGDSVLMLQYATYSVISPEGCASILWKTADRASDAAEALGLTAHRLKAMGLIDKIVNEPLGGAHRDPKQMASLLKRALADTLRQFQGVKTKELLAARHEKLMSYGKFKELNTQE; encoded by the coding sequence ATGAGCAAGTCGACAACGACATTTCTGGGTTTCGAGCAGGCAATCGCCGAGCTGGACGCCAAAATCGAAGAGTTGCGCTTTGTGCAAGACGACTCGGCAGTCGATATCTCGGAAGAGATCGAGCGCCTGGTCAAGAAGAGCCAGCAACTGACCAAGGATATCTACGCCAAGCTCACGCCATGGCAAGTGTCGCAAATCGCCCGTCATCCGCAACGTCCGTACACCATGGACTACGTGAATGAAATCTTCACCGACTTCCACGAACTGCACGGCGATCGCACCTATGCGGACGACCTGTCCATCGTCGGCGGTCTGGCGCGCTTCAATGGCCAGGCCTGCATGGTGATCGGTCATCAGAAGGGCCGCGATACCAAGGAACGCGCGCTGCGCAATTTCGGCATGCCGAAACCGGAAGGCTATCGCAAGGCCATGCGCCTGATGAAAGTCGCCGAAAAATTCAATTTGCCGATCTTCACCTTTGTCGACACGCCCGGTGCGTTCCCCGGCATCGACGCGGAAGAGCGCGGCCAATCCGAAGCGATCGGCCACAATCTCTATGTCATGGCCGAACTCAAGGTGCCGCTGATCGCCACCATCATCGGCGAAGGCGGCTCCGGCGGCGCGCTGGCGATTGCCGTCGGCGATTCGGTGCTGATGCTGCAATACGCGACCTATTCGGTGATCTCGCCGGAAGGCTGCGCCTCGATCCTGTGGAAGACCGCCGACCGCGCGTCCGACGCCGCCGAAGCGCTGGGCCTGACTGCACATCGGCTCAAGGCCATGGGCCTGATCGACAAGATCGTCAACGAACCGCTCGGCGGCGCCCATCGCGATCCCAAGCAAATGGCCTCGCTGCTCAAGCGCGCGCTGGCCGATACGCTGCGCCAGTTCCAGGGCGTCAAGACCAAGGAACTGCTGGCTGCGCGTCACGAGAAGCTCATGAGCTACGGCAAGTTCAAGGAACTCAATACGCAGGAATAA
- the tilS gene encoding tRNA lysidine(34) synthetase TilS, translating into MSASGAVPTLQEQLAEAVEALSIPHRFDNDRTLAEAFPVIAVAYSGGLDSSVLLHLAAEFARERGIRLFAFHIHHGISANADQWQTHCRAQSERVGAGFDTRNVTLATKDKSGVEEAARVARYQALGQLCREHGAGLLLTAHHLDDQAETVLLQMLRGSGVAGISGMDGANVAAELLGDANLLMARPLLGASRGELEQYARQEQVAYVEDESNSDTRYARNALRHKVMPVLAEFFPGFQERFARAAGHAQAAQRLLTVLADQDIAACLEGEYLSVPALRRLDSERIDNLLRHWLGLRGLRMPSSAWLFELRTQLLDAKYDAQLCVTHPDCHVRRYRDRVFLTPRRPPFDENTGPQPFTWRGEEKLHFPQFSGSLFFEVSDIGFNAAWLREQALSVCLRSGGERVRLAWNRPAKSLKYHFQNMDIPAWERPYLPLVFAQEQILYAAGIGMDCHAQPKPGEESDERRIALRWQADLS; encoded by the coding sequence ATGTCCGCTTCAGGCGCCGTCCCCACCTTGCAAGAACAACTCGCCGAGGCCGTCGAGGCGCTGAGCATCCCGCATCGCTTCGACAACGATCGCACGCTGGCCGAAGCATTCCCGGTCATCGCTGTGGCTTACAGCGGCGGACTCGATTCGTCGGTGCTGCTGCATCTCGCCGCCGAATTCGCGCGTGAGCGCGGCATACGGCTGTTCGCCTTCCACATCCATCATGGCATCAGCGCCAATGCGGATCAGTGGCAGACGCATTGCCGCGCGCAATCCGAACGTGTCGGCGCCGGTTTCGATACGCGCAACGTGACACTGGCGACGAAGGACAAGAGTGGCGTGGAAGAAGCGGCGCGCGTGGCGCGTTACCAGGCGCTCGGGCAACTGTGCCGGGAGCATGGCGCAGGCCTGCTGCTGACCGCGCATCATCTCGACGATCAGGCCGAAACGGTGCTGCTGCAAATGCTGCGCGGCTCGGGTGTGGCCGGGATTTCAGGCATGGATGGCGCCAACGTTGCGGCGGAATTGCTCGGCGACGCCAACCTGCTGATGGCGCGCCCCTTGCTCGGCGCATCGCGCGGCGAGCTGGAGCAATATGCACGGCAAGAGCAGGTGGCGTACGTCGAGGATGAATCCAATAGCGACACGCGTTATGCACGCAATGCCTTGCGCCATAAAGTGATGCCGGTGCTGGCAGAATTCTTCCCCGGTTTTCAGGAACGCTTTGCACGTGCGGCGGGACACGCACAAGCGGCGCAGCGACTGCTGACGGTGCTGGCGGATCAGGATATCGCCGCTTGCCTGGAAGGGGAATATCTCAGCGTGCCGGCATTGCGCCGGCTCGATTCCGAACGCATCGACAATCTGTTGCGCCACTGGCTCGGCCTGCGCGGATTGCGCATGCCTTCGTCGGCCTGGCTGTTCGAACTGCGCACGCAGTTGCTCGATGCGAAATACGATGCACAGCTGTGCGTGACGCATCCCGATTGTCACGTACGACGTTATCGCGACCGTGTTTTCCTGACGCCGCGCCGCCCGCCGTTCGATGAAAACACCGGGCCGCAGCCGTTCACCTGGCGCGGTGAAGAGAAGCTGCATTTTCCACAGTTTTCCGGCAGCCTGTTTTTCGAGGTTTCCGACATTGGTTTTAACGCCGCATGGCTGCGCGAGCAAGCCTTGTCCGTCTGTTTGCGCAGCGGCGGCGAACGCGTCAGGCTGGCCTGGAATCGCCCGGCCAAGAGTCTCAAATATCATTTTCAAAACATGGACATTCCAGCCTGGGAACGTCCGTATCTGCCGCTTGTTTTTGCACAGGAGCAGATCCTGTATGCGGCGGGTATCGGCATGGATTGCCACGCGCAACCCAAGCCGGGCGAGGAGAGCGATGAGCGCCGGATTGCTTTGCGCTGGCAGGCCGATCTGAGTTGA
- a CDS encoding DUF3096 domain-containing protein, whose amino-acid sequence MNLHLSFGPLVALIAGILILVMPRLLNFIIAIYLIVIGLVGLFGSHGWPFA is encoded by the coding sequence ATGAACCTTCATCTTTCCTTCGGCCCGCTGGTCGCCCTGATCGCCGGCATTCTGATCCTCGTCATGCCGCGCCTGCTCAATTTCATCATCGCGATTTACCTGATCGTCATCGGCCTGGTCGGCTTGTTCGGTTCACACGGCTGGCCATTTGCGTAG
- a CDS encoding LysE family transporter — MAFQSWFAFFLAACLIAISPGSGAVLSMSHGLSYGVRRTSATILGLEVALVLILVIAGAGVGSLLVASEAAFNTIKILGAAYLIYLGWSQWRAPVHVDEAQAARPAAPTAWWQRTVTGFLTNATNPKGIVFMVAVLPQFINHERPLWLQLLLMAITMVAVDLVVMHGYAFAASRMQRFFRDAKAVRMQNRFFGGVLMLVGAGLFFFKRSQQ, encoded by the coding sequence ATGGCTTTTCAATCCTGGTTTGCGTTTTTCCTGGCGGCTTGTCTGATCGCCATCTCGCCCGGTTCCGGCGCGGTCTTGTCGATGAGCCATGGCCTCAGCTACGGCGTGCGGCGCACCAGCGCCACGATCCTCGGACTGGAAGTCGCACTGGTGCTGATCCTGGTGATCGCCGGCGCCGGCGTGGGTTCGCTGCTGGTGGCCTCGGAAGCCGCCTTCAATACGATCAAGATCCTCGGCGCGGCCTACCTGATTTATCTCGGCTGGTCGCAGTGGCGCGCACCGGTGCATGTCGACGAGGCGCAGGCCGCGCGTCCGGCGGCGCCGACGGCATGGTGGCAGCGCACGGTCACCGGCTTCCTGACCAATGCCACCAATCCGAAAGGTATCGTCTTCATGGTCGCGGTCTTGCCGCAGTTCATCAACCATGAGCGTCCGCTATGGCTGCAGTTGCTGCTGATGGCGATCACCATGGTGGCGGTCGATTTGGTGGTGATGCACGGCTACGCGTTCGCGGCGAGCCGCATGCAGCGTTTTTTCCGGGATGCAAAAGCCGTGCGCATGCAGAACCGGTTTTTTGGCGGGGTGCTGATGCTGGTCGGCGCCGGGCTGTTTTTCTTCAAACGCAGTCAGCAATGA
- a CDS encoding PsiF family protein gives MKKLLATLALALIAPVMLAPAAMAETAQQSKMTTCNKDAAGKKGDERKAFMKECLSNKPAAPAAPVTQQDKMKSCNKDATGKKGDDRKAFMKECLKKDK, from the coding sequence ATGAAAAAACTGCTTGCAACCTTGGCCCTCGCCCTCATCGCTCCCGTCATGCTCGCTCCGGCCGCCATGGCGGAGACCGCCCAGCAAAGCAAGATGACCACCTGTAACAAGGACGCCGCCGGCAAGAAAGGCGACGAACGCAAGGCCTTCATGAAAGAGTGCCTCTCCAACAAGCCGGCCGCTCCCGCTGCCCCAGTCACCCAGCAAGACAAGATGAAGAGCTGCAACAAGGACGCCACCGGCAAGAAAGGCGACGACCGCAAAGCCTTCATGAAAGAGTGCCTGAAGAAGGACAAGTAA
- a CDS encoding lysozyme inhibitor LprI family protein: MKSSLCRIVALLSFSVAGCNAWALDCNSAQTQADMDECASQALNKADAELNQTYVDYRKRLDKTQQNQIRDVQLAWIKYRDLSCKYANSRSAGGSVHNMALQSCLTEKTLERTKELKALSTCPEGDVSCTR, translated from the coding sequence ATGAAATCATCCCTATGCCGCATCGTCGCGCTGCTCTCCTTCTCCGTCGCCGGCTGCAACGCCTGGGCGCTGGACTGCAATAGCGCCCAAACCCAGGCCGACATGGACGAATGCGCCAGCCAGGCGCTCAACAAGGCCGACGCCGAGCTGAACCAGACCTACGTCGACTACCGCAAGCGCCTCGACAAAACCCAGCAAAACCAGATACGCGACGTCCAGCTGGCCTGGATCAAGTATCGCGACCTGTCCTGCAAGTATGCCAACTCGCGTAGCGCCGGCGGCTCGGTGCATAACATGGCACTGCAATCCTGCCTGACGGAAAAGACGCTGGAACGCACTAAAGAGCTCAAGGCGCTATCCACCTGCCCCGAAGGCGATGTCAGCTGCACCCGCTGA
- a CDS encoding ABC transporter permease encodes MFLLSLRMTRRDWRAGELRFLLIALIVAVAALSSVGFFVDRMRAGLTRDAHQLLGADLLVGADQPLNPAWIEQAQKNNLTMAQTVVFPSMAIAGEGDAGPDAARSILSSIKAVTSAYPLRGQLKLATPEGVDRAAEGVPQAGSVWVDPNILSALQVRQGDALKLGDQRFRIAGVIAVEPDRGSAFVNFAPRVMLSMDDLAATGLVQFGSRVTYRLLLAGAPEQVKSYQQWLQKTIDDGNVKGVRIESLESGRPEMRATLDRAEQFLSLVGLLSALLAAVAVAMAARRFMLRHLDACAMLRCFGMTQNQVTLMYLQEFIVVGLAGSALGVALGFAAHFALLEWLGRFMPTALPAASWWPALQGVAVGLLLLVGFALPPLLQLRNVPHNRVIRREASAPKAMSIATYALGMLVFAGLLLWQAGDIKLGAMTAAGFLGGFASFALIAWACLRSVQSLRGLFNNQSWRFAIDGLQRRPGATTMQIVALGLGLMALLLLTVIRGDLIGAWRQATPADAPNRFVINIQPDQKDVVEEKLKQAGLQQARLFPMIRGRLVQVNGKPVTNDTYQEDRARRLVDREFNLSTMRDLPAQNTIVGGKWYDDSRPEASVEEGLAKTLKLSLGDQLQFDIAGQLISVPITSIRKLEWGSLRVNFFVIINPAAMREMPQTWITAFHLPDAKAGLGNVLTRDFPNLTVVDIGSVLKQIQDIVDQVISAVEFLFLFTLTAGVLVLYAALVGTQDERVREAGLLRALGATRQELAKAQRIEVMLIGSVAGLLAASGAAGIGWALAHYVFDFEWRFSPWLWLAGAGIGMACAVFGGWAGLRNVLSRPPLQTLREA; translated from the coding sequence ATGTTTCTTCTCTCGTTACGCATGACGCGCCGTGACTGGCGCGCCGGTGAATTGCGCTTTTTGCTGATTGCCCTGATCGTCGCCGTGGCGGCGTTGTCCTCGGTCGGCTTTTTCGTCGACCGCATGCGCGCCGGCCTCACGCGCGATGCGCACCAGTTGCTCGGCGCCGATCTGCTGGTCGGTGCGGACCAGCCGCTCAATCCGGCCTGGATCGAGCAAGCGCAAAAAAATAATCTGACGATGGCGCAGACGGTGGTTTTCCCGAGCATGGCGATTGCCGGCGAAGGAGACGCCGGCCCCGATGCGGCGCGCTCCATCCTCTCATCGATCAAGGCGGTCACCAGCGCCTATCCGCTGCGCGGACAGCTGAAGCTGGCAACCCCTGAGGGCGTGGACCGTGCTGCCGAAGGCGTCCCGCAAGCCGGCTCGGTATGGGTCGATCCGAACATCCTCTCGGCCCTGCAAGTCAGGCAGGGCGATGCGCTCAAGCTGGGCGACCAGCGCTTCCGCATTGCCGGCGTGATCGCTGTCGAACCCGATCGCGGCAGCGCCTTCGTCAATTTCGCGCCGCGCGTGATGCTGTCGATGGACGACCTTGCCGCCACGGGCCTGGTGCAGTTCGGTTCGCGGGTCACCTACCGCCTGCTGCTGGCCGGGGCGCCGGAGCAGGTCAAGTCCTACCAGCAATGGCTGCAGAAGACCATCGATGACGGCAACGTCAAGGGCGTGCGCATCGAGTCGCTCGAATCAGGCCGTCCGGAGATGCGCGCCACGTTGGATCGCGCCGAACAATTCCTGTCGCTGGTCGGCCTCTTGTCGGCCTTGCTGGCTGCGGTCGCCGTGGCGATGGCGGCACGCCGTTTCATGCTGCGGCATCTGGATGCCTGTGCCATGCTGCGCTGTTTCGGCATGACGCAAAACCAGGTCACGCTGATGTACCTGCAGGAATTCATTGTGGTCGGACTGGCCGGCAGCGCACTCGGCGTAGCCCTCGGTTTTGCCGCGCACTTTGCACTGCTCGAATGGCTGGGTCGCTTCATGCCGACCGCGCTGCCGGCGGCGAGCTGGTGGCCGGCGCTGCAAGGCGTGGCGGTCGGCTTGCTGTTGCTGGTCGGGTTCGCCTTGCCGCCGCTGCTGCAGCTGCGCAACGTGCCGCATAACCGCGTGATCCGGCGCGAAGCGTCGGCGCCAAAAGCGATGAGCATCGCCACCTATGCGCTGGGCATGCTGGTGTTTGCAGGATTGCTGCTGTGGCAGGCAGGCGATATCAAGCTGGGGGCGATGACGGCGGCAGGATTTCTCGGCGGTTTTGCATCGTTTGCGCTGATTGCCTGGGCGTGCCTGCGCAGCGTGCAATCGCTGCGCGGCCTGTTCAACAACCAGAGCTGGCGTTTCGCCATCGACGGCTTGCAACGCCGTCCGGGCGCCACTACGATGCAGATCGTCGCGCTCGGTCTCGGCCTGATGGCCTTGCTGTTGCTGACGGTGATCCGCGGCGACCTGATCGGCGCCTGGCGCCAGGCCACGCCGGCGGATGCGCCGAACCGTTTCGTCATCAATATCCAGCCGGACCAGAAAGACGTGGTCGAGGAAAAACTGAAACAGGCAGGTCTGCAGCAGGCGCGTCTGTTCCCGATGATTCGCGGCCGCTTGGTGCAGGTCAACGGCAAGCCCGTCACCAACGACACTTATCAGGAAGACCGCGCCAGGCGCCTGGTGGATCGCGAATTCAATCTCTCCACCATGCGCGACCTGCCGGCGCAGAACACCATCGTCGGCGGCAAATGGTATGACGACAGCCGTCCCGAAGCCTCGGTGGAGGAGGGCCTGGCCAAGACACTCAAGCTTAGCCTCGGCGATCAGCTGCAATTCGATATCGCGGGGCAATTGATCAGCGTGCCGATCACCAGCATTCGCAAACTGGAGTGGGGCTCGCTGCGCGTCAATTTCTTCGTCATCATCAATCCGGCGGCGATGCGCGAGATGCCCCAGACCTGGATCACCGCATTCCACTTGCCGGACGCCAAGGCCGGACTGGGCAACGTGCTCACGCGCGATTTCCCGAACCTGACGGTGGTCGACATCGGCAGCGTGTTGAAACAAATCCAGGATATCGTCGATCAGGTGATTTCCGCAGTGGAATTCCTGTTCCTCTTTACGCTGACGGCCGGCGTGCTGGTGCTGTACGCCGCGCTGGTCGGCACCCAGGATGAGAGGGTGCGCGAAGCGGGCCTGCTGCGGGCGCTCGGCGCCACCCGGCAGGAGTTGGCAAAGGCGCAACGCATCGAGGTCATGCTGATCGGCAGCGTGGCCGGATTGCTGGCCGCCAGCGGCGCCGCCGGCATCGGCTGGGCGCTGGCGCACTACGTGTTCGACTTCGAATGGCGCTTCAGTCCGTGGCTATGGCTGGCGGGCGCGGGCATCGGCATGGCTTGCGCCGTGTTCGGCGGCTGGGCGGGTTTGCGCAATGTGCTGTCGAGGCCGCCACTGCAGACCCTGCGCGAAGCATAG
- a CDS encoding group II truncated hemoglobin: MQIEDLNQPTVYDMIGGAEKLRAMVDRFYDLMDLEPEFAGIRALHPPSLDGSRDKTYWFLSGWSGGPNLYIERFGHPFLRARHLPFAIGISERDQWLRCMAWAMEDTGLDEALRTRLMQSFFQTADWMRNKPE; encoded by the coding sequence ATGCAAATCGAAGACCTCAATCAGCCGACTGTCTATGACATGATCGGCGGCGCGGAAAAGCTGCGCGCCATGGTGGATCGTTTCTACGATCTGATGGACCTCGAGCCGGAATTCGCCGGCATCCGTGCGCTGCACCCGCCGTCGCTCGACGGTTCGCGCGACAAGACCTACTGGTTTCTGTCCGGCTGGAGCGGCGGTCCCAACCTGTACATCGAACGCTTCGGCCATCCGTTCTTGCGCGCACGCCATCTGCCGTTTGCCATCGGCATTTCCGAACGCGACCAGTGGTTGCGCTGCATGGCCTGGGCGATGGAAGACACCGGCCTTGACGAAGCCCTGCGCACGCGCCTGATGCAGTCGTTTTTCCAGACCGCCGACTGGATGCGCAACAAGCCTGAGTGA
- the rmuC gene encoding DNA recombination protein RmuC, with protein MTQTEMILLALIAVGIVLQIAILLRGRGGIDIGGPLQQLKSELQRHQQDLAERSERELRDQLQSNAQSTRQELGGNFGQLQQTLAAQMTSVATLQNNQIDSFAQQLVKLNETNAQQLDGMRQTMNLQAQASREEQAVSLKRFGDTLNQTLTALTESNAQRMAEVRATLEAKIKDLQLDNGNRLEEMRKTVDEKLHATLEQRLGESFKLVSDRLDKVHQGLGEMQQLAIGVGDLKRVLTNVKTRGTWGEVQLEMLLEQMLTPDQYAKNVETVPNTGERVEFAIKLPGNDDGGMPVWMPIDAKFPKEQYERLAEAADRADAEGVAQAGRELERAVRGEAKTIAEKYLSPPLTTDFAILFLPTEGLYAEVMRRPGLSDDLQRTHRVSIAGPSTLSALLNSLQMGFRTLALEKRSSEVWQVLGAVKTEFGKFGDVLAATKSTLERAAKNIEQAETRTRQMTRKLKSVEALPSDTAQKLLGTAEPEIDGDGQSELL; from the coding sequence ATGACCCAGACTGAAATGATTCTCCTTGCCCTGATTGCCGTCGGCATCGTGCTGCAGATAGCGATCCTACTGCGCGGCCGCGGCGGCATCGACATCGGCGGGCCGTTGCAGCAACTCAAGAGCGAATTGCAGCGCCATCAGCAAGACCTGGCCGAGCGCAGCGAACGCGAATTGCGCGACCAGCTGCAATCCAATGCGCAAAGCACGCGCCAGGAACTGGGCGGCAACTTCGGCCAGTTGCAGCAGACCCTGGCGGCGCAGATGACCAGCGTCGCGACCTTGCAGAACAACCAGATCGACAGCTTCGCCCAGCAACTGGTCAAGCTCAACGAGACCAATGCCCAGCAACTCGACGGCATGCGCCAGACCATGAACCTGCAAGCGCAGGCCAGCCGCGAAGAGCAGGCGGTCTCGCTCAAGCGTTTCGGCGATACGCTGAACCAGACGCTGACCGCGCTGACCGAATCCAACGCGCAGCGCATGGCTGAAGTGCGCGCCACGCTGGAAGCCAAGATCAAGGACCTGCAACTCGATAACGGCAATCGCCTGGAAGAGATGCGCAAGACCGTTGACGAGAAGCTGCACGCCACGCTGGAACAGCGCCTGGGCGAATCGTTCAAGCTGGTGTCGGATCGCCTCGACAAGGTCCATCAGGGCCTGGGTGAAATGCAGCAGCTGGCGATCGGCGTGGGCGACCTGAAACGCGTGCTGACCAACGTCAAGACGCGCGGCACCTGGGGCGAAGTGCAGCTGGAAATGCTGCTCGAACAAATGCTCACGCCCGACCAGTACGCCAAGAACGTCGAGACCGTGCCCAATACCGGCGAGCGCGTCGAGTTCGCGATCAAGCTGCCGGGCAACGACGACGGCGGCATGCCGGTGTGGATGCCGATCGACGCCAAATTCCCGAAGGAACAATACGAACGCCTGGCCGAAGCGGCCGACCGCGCCGACGCCGAGGGCGTGGCGCAAGCCGGCCGAGAACTGGAACGCGCCGTGCGCGGCGAGGCCAAGACCATTGCAGAAAAATATCTGTCGCCGCCGTTGACGACCGATTTCGCCATCCTGTTCCTGCCGACCGAAGGCTTGTATGCGGAGGTCATGCGCCGCCCGGGATTGTCGGACGACCTGCAGCGTACGCATCGCGTCAGCATCGCCGGACCGTCGACCTTGTCGGCGCTGCTCAACAGTCTGCAGATGGGATTCCGCACGTTGGCGCTGGAAAAGCGTTCATCGGAAGTGTGGCAGGTGCTGGGGGCGGTGAAGACCGAATTCGGCAAGTTCGGCGATGTGCTGGCCGCGACCAAGAGTACGCTGGAACGCGCCGCCAAGAACATCGAGCAGGCCGAGACGCGCACGCGCCAGATGACGCGCAAACTGAAATCGGTGGAAGCCTTGCCGAGCGATACGGCGCAGAAACTGCTGGGTACCGCCGAGCCGGAAATCGACGGCGACGGCCAGAGCGAATTGCTCTGA